From the Lolium rigidum isolate FL_2022 chromosome 2, APGP_CSIRO_Lrig_0.1, whole genome shotgun sequence genome, one window contains:
- the LOC124691302 gene encoding DNA-binding protein BIN4-like, with translation MADEEGDPDWLVAFKAPSTATVMLSDSSPENSPKRTAPPEEKKNSSDCAGTSSKHEEGPSMEGKQDKPPKRATPKKKTKVAGTKDSLDKRNDTLEQLEDEVNEEKMQDKLAGNSVSQRLPLILSDKVQRSKALVECDGDSIDLSGDIGAVGRIVISNSPTGNQDLLLDLKGTVYKSTIVPSRTFCVVSMGQTEAKIEAIMNDFIQLEPHSNLFEAETMMEGTLDGFTFDSDGEGDRLHELHASQNDQNNENEDQPKAKTKRKAAAKPAAKGQKKAKVAKKGAKKTQSTKRGKKAKK, from the exons atGGCGGACGAAGAAGGCGACCCTGACTGGCTTGTCGCGTTCAAG GCACCAAGTACTGCTACGGTGATGCTTTCTGATTCTTCTCCTGAAAACAGCCCAAAAAGAACTGCACCaccggaagaaaagaagaattcttcAGACTGTGCAG GTACTTCGAGTAAACATGAGGAAGGACCATCCATGGAAGGAAAGCAGGATAAACCTCCTAAACGCGCG ACTccaaagaagaaaacaaaggTTGCTGGAACAAAAGATAGTTTGGATAAAAGAAAtg ATACCCTGGAACAACTCGAAGATGAagttaatgaggaaaagatgcaggACAAGCTTGCAGGAAACTCT GTCTCCCAGAGGTTGCCATTGATCCTGTCTGATAAAGTTCAACGTTCAAAG GCATTGGTTGAATGTGATGGTGACTCGATAGACTTGAGCGGAGATATTGGAGCTGTCGGTAGGATAGTAATTTCAAACAGTCCGACTGGAAATCAGGATTTGTTACTGGACCTGAAAG GAACAGTATACAAATCAACTATAGTGCCATCCAGGACATTTTGTGTT GTCAGCATGGGACAAACAGAAGCAAAG ATAGAGGCTATAATGAATGACTTCATTCAGTTGGAACCCCATTCCAATTTATTTGAAGCAGAGACTATGATGGAAG GTACCCTTGATGGGTTCACGTTTGATTCAGATGGAGAGGGTGACAGGCTTCATGAACTTCATGCTTCTCAAAATGATCAGAACAATGAGAATGAAGATCAACCTAAAGCGAAAACCAAAAGAAAAGCAGCCGCGAAGCCAGCG GCAAAGGGACAGAAGAAGGCAAAGGTTGCTAAGAAGGGAGCAAAGAAAACCCAATCAACAAAGAGAGGGAAGAAGGCAAAGAAATAA
- the LOC124691305 gene encoding motile sperm domain-containing protein 2-like, with amino-acid sequence MAAACSFRSIVRAPPPPRGLARRSVLCCSTAPGGASTSKLVMEVKERLEREHPGLPTGRSGRDDDEMILWFLKDRKFAVDEAVSKLTKAIKWRQDFRVSELSEESVKGLYQTGKAYVHSSFDIYGRPVLVVVAAKHFPSKQDPLENEKLCAFLVEKALNKLPTGTENILGIFDLRGFRVENGDLQFLKFLIDVFYYYYPKRLGQVLFVDAPFVFQPMWQLVKPLLKQYASLVRFCDAETVRKEYFTEETVPPDFRC; translated from the exons atggccgccgcctgctCTTTCCGTTCCATCGTCCGGGCTCCTCCGCCTCCGCGGGGCCTCGCCAGGAGGTCAGTGCTCTGCTGCAGCACCGCTCCCggtggcgcctccacctccaag CTCGTCATGGAGGTTAAAGAGAGGCTGGAAAGGGAGCATCCAGGCCTCCCGACTGGCAGAAGCGGGAGGGATGACGACGAGATGATCCTCTGGTTCTTAAAGGACAGGAAATTCGCCGTTGATGAGGCCGTCTCCAAGTTGACCAAGGCCATT AAATGGCGTCAAGATTTTCGCGTGTCAGAATTATCGGAAGAATCAGTGAAAGGGTTGTATCAAACTGGCAAGGCATATGTGCATTCTTCTTTTGACATCTACGGCAGACCTGTGCTAGTCGTAGTGGCAGCCAAACATTTTCCTTCT AAACAAGATCCACTTGAAAATGAGAAGCTATGCGCCTTTTTGGTCGAAAAGGCTTTAAATAAACTTCCAACGGGGACAGAGAACATACTTGGAATTTTTGATCTTCGAGGCTTCCGTGTAGAAAATGGTGATCTCCAATTCTTAAAGTTTTTG ATTGATGTATTCTACTATTACTATCCGAAGCGGCTTGGCCAAGTTCTTTTTGTGGATGCACCATTTGTGTTTCAGCCAATGTGGCAGCTTGTTAAACCTCTGTTGAAACAATATGCCTCCCTG GTGAGATTTTGTGATGCTGAGACTGTGAGAAAAGAGTACTTCACAGAAGAAACTGTACCCCCTGATTTCCGCTGTTAG
- the LOC124685978 gene encoding uncharacterized protein LOC124685978, producing the protein MGLCLSVALWKDKVYADRRRRGHDDVADDVMMMMGGGVSDYGLPVGAGAFKAEEAVAPPRPSASGVLERAGGTPARPIWQRRVLMGVKCQLPRFSGMILYDERGRPVCGGVRDRARDQEKHAAAINILRDML; encoded by the exons ATGGGGCTCTGCCTGTCCGTGGCTCTGTGGAAGGACAAGGTCTACGCCGACCGCCGGCGCCGAGGCcatgacgacgtcgccgacgatgtgatgatgatgatgggagGCGGCGTCTCTGATTACGGGCTCCCCGTGGGGGCTGGAGCGTTCAAGGCGGAGgaagcggtggcgccgccgagaCCTTCGGCTTCGGGTGTGCTGGAGAGGGCGGGCGGCACGCCGGCGCGGCCGATTTGGCAGAGGAGGGTGCTGATGGGCGTCAAGTGCCAGCTGccgaggttcagcgggatgattCTGTACGACGAGCGCGGACGGCCGGTGTGCGGCGGCGTCCGGGACAGAGCTCGTGACCAG GAGAAGCATGCCGCGGCTATTAACATACTGAGGGACATGCTCTAG